Proteins from a genomic interval of Triplophysa dalaica isolate WHDGS20190420 chromosome 21, ASM1584641v1, whole genome shotgun sequence:
- the qrich1 gene encoding glutamine-rich protein 1, which produces MNEPIEGGAISFDEYVRQKARTVPQHRMKEFLESLATKGPEVLQEFSQQTTGTTTTMVYQQGSNCIYTDSTEVAGSLLELACPVQVTSTQISPQLAAAVHQASEQQIQVQVQIQGEQGQTVGQVLHVASPTQQLLQGVAATQLVQQADLTEEQQQQIQTQMVQQIQIQTVEALSPSQQQGSPREVDRRSGVSPAVLQPAKKRKVDLPTVVSYSLPQGQQLATVLAIPQGQQQGYLSLRPDLLTVDSTHLYSTTGTITGPAGETWTIPVYSAPQQQGVAHIAIPQEAYSTVQVQASHTALDKDKDKMIAGISQAGAVAVPMSGSGVTTQEEVVHSLFPAQFMNGNIHIPVAVQTVGGAYSGTTQALHIWDPQQHIQDSEAQEQQLHLQTEVEPQVEPPPELILPNTLKPEEGLEVWRLWVQRKNAELDKNEQNKLAPIGRRQPLRFQDDLVSSSVGELNLALSLMTHESRGLEGEPFEPDSLYYVFLCIQKYLFENNRVDDIFSDQYYGRFCQCLHKILEEWRPSIHPLGYIIPSHVTEEMLWECKQLGAHSPSTLLTTLMYFNTKYFHLTTVEQHMKVAFSKVLRHTKKNPTNPKDKSTSIRYLKGVGPHHVGQKVTDDMYAEQAEDPENPLRCPIKLYDFYLFKCPQTAKGRNDTYYLTPEPVVAPNSPIWYSTQPITSEQLEHMLTRIMVVREIQEIISIAQASVH; this is translated from the exons ATGAATGAGCCCATTGAAGGCGGTGCGATCTCGTTCGACGAGTATGTGCGGCAAAAAGCACGCACCGTACCTCAGCACCGCATGAAAGAGTTTCTGGAGTCGCTTGCTACCAAAGGCCCTGAGGTTCTGCAGGAGTTTAGTCAGCAGACCACTGGCACCACCACAACTATGGTTTACCAGCAGGGTTCCAACTGTATCTATACAGACAGCACTGAGGTGGCAGGGTCATTGCTTGAGTTAGCATGTCCG GTGCAGGTGACATCTACACAGATCTCGCCACAGCTGGCTGCAGCTGTACACCAAGCATCTGAACAGCAGATCCAAGTACAG GTTCAGATTCAGGGGGAACAGGGTCAAACAGTTGGCCAGGTACTTCACGTAGCCTCACCTACCCAACAGCTCCTACAAGGGGTTGCCGCAACACAGCTGGTACAGCAGGCAGATCTTACAGAAGAACAGCAGCAGCAG ATTCAGACCCAGATGGTTCAGCAGATTCAGATCCAGACGGTCGAGGCCCTGTCACCTTCTCAGCAACAGGGCTCCCCGAGAGAGGTGGACAGAAGATCTGGGGTGTCACCTGCTGTCCTTCAGCCTGCTAAGAAGCGCAAGGTGGACTTGCCTACTGTTGTCTCCTACTCTCTGCCTCAAGGACAACAGCTCGCTACTGTACTAGCCATCCCACAGGGTCAACAGCAAGGTTACCTGTCACTCCGACCAGACCTGCTAACCGTCGATAGTACCCACCTGTACAGTACCACCGGTACCATCACAGGGCCAGCGGGTGAGACATGGACCATCCCCGTGTACTCTGCTCCACAGCAGCAAGGCGTGGCCCACATCGCCATCCCTCAGGAGGCCTATAGCACCGTGCAAGTGCAGGCCTCACATACCGCACTGGATAAAGACAAAGATAAGATGATAGCTGGTATATCTCAGGCCGGGGCAGTGGCAGTCCCGATGTCTGGCTCAGGAGTGACCACGCAGGAGGAAGTTGTACATTCGCTGTTCCCTGCACAGTTTATGAATGGAAATATTCACATCCCTGTAGCAGTGCAGACTGTGGGGGGTGCTTACTCAGGGACTACACAGGCCCTGCACATATGGGATCCGCAGCAACACATACAGGATTCAGAGGCTCAGGAACAACAGCTCCACCTGCAG ACAGAGGTGGAGCCACAGGTGGAACCTCCCCCTGAGCTCATTCTGCCCAACACACTGAAGCCTGAGGAGGGGCTGGAGGTTTGGAGGCTTTGGGTTCAGCGCAAAAATGCAGAGCTggataaaaatgaacaaaataagcTGGCACCTATTGGAC GTCGGCAGCCACTGCGGTTTCAGGACGATTTGGTGTCGAGTTCAGTGGGCGAGCTCAATTTGGCTCTGTCCCTGATGACCCATGAGTCTCGGGGCCTGGAGGGGGAGCCATTTGAACCTGACTCGCTCTATTACGTGTTTTTATGTATACAGAAA TACTTGTTTGAGAACAACAGGGTAGACGACATCTTCTCAGATCAGTACTACGGCCGGTTTTGTCAGTGTTTACACAAAATCCTGGAGGAGTGGAGACCCAGTATTCATCCTCTCG GCTACATTATTCCAAGTCATGTGACTGAAGAGATGCTGTGGGAGTGTAAGCAGCTTGGAGCTCATTCTCCATCCACTTTACTTACTACACTCATGTACTTCAACACCAA GTATTTCCACCTGACAACAGTAGAGCAGCATATGAAAGTGGCCTTCTCCAAAGTGCTCAGACACACCAAGAAGAACCCCACCAACCCAAAAGACAAGAGCACCAGCATCCGATACCTGAAAGGAGTTGGGCCCCACCATGTTGGGCAGAAAG tcaCAGATGACATGTATGCAGAGCAAGCTGAGGACCCAGAGAACCCACTGCGATGCCCTATTAAACTCTATGACTTTTACCTCTTTAAATG CCCTCAGACTGCCAAAGGTCGTAATGACACGTATTACCTAACACCAGAGCCCGTCGTAGCACCTAACAGCCCTATTTGGTACTCCACTCAGCCAATCACGAGCGAGCAACTGGAGCACATGCTCACACGTATCATGGTGGTGCGGGAAATCCAGGAGATAATCTCCATTGCGCAGGCCAGCGTACACTGA
- the rpusd4 gene encoding pseudouridylate synthase RPUSD4, mitochondrial: MTFEQLLVKMRHPCEMSLMIFRRAYVTASTAKTANSDQKVGLKAADIARKLRSEKQKQTVIKKEVPVSPLQTRVKELQQFTQQLQSVHPSVFAKALYRSILYQDQNILVVNKPFGVPVHSVDGIRNSIAECLPLLAKITDDMQAGSNFHICHNLEKDSTGVLILAKTKEAAEHVHTLIRSHQIQRKYLVITVGVPVPSEGVIDIPIIEKEVMGPQPHFKMGLSPLFRVCEGGDGVTRVRAHRQAESAVTQYRVLDSTNGCSLVELRPVTGVKHQLRVHMALALACPILGDHKYANWNKLAPQKLPESALRRLDLVQSKTRYLPLHLHSRRIVLQGVKGHHEITVSCPLPKYFTNALKKLQIPLPGKECD, translated from the exons ATGACGTTTGAACAGTTATTGGTAAAAATGCGACACCCATGTGAGATGTCTCTCATGATATTCAGGAGAGCGTATGTCACAGCGTCAACTGCAAAAACAGCGAATTCTGACCAAAAAGTAGGATTGAAAGCAGCAGACATCGCGAGAAAACTTCGGAGTgagaaacagaaacagacagtTATCAAAAAAGAG GTTCCGGTGTCGCCTTTACAGACGAGAGTAAAAGAACTCCAACAGTTCACGCAACAACTACAGTCTGTGCACCCTAGTGTATTTGCTAAGGCACTTTACAGGAGCATCCTTTATCAAGACCAAAACATACTAGTCGTAAATAAACCCTTTGGCGTGCCTGTTCATA GTGTAGATGGTATCAGGAACAGCATTGCGGAATGTCTGCCTTTGCTTGCTAAAATAACCGATGACATGCAAGCAGGATCAAATTTTCACATCTGTCACAATCTGGAGAAAGATAGTACCGGAGTTTTGATTTTGGCGAAAACAAAGGAAGCTGCTGAACATGTGCACACACTCATCAGATCACatcaaatacaaagaaaatacTT AGTGATTACTGTGGGCGTGCCTGTCCCATCTGAAGGTGTGATAGATATTCCCATAATAGAGAAGGAAGTTATGGGACCTCAGCCGCACTTTAAG ATGGGTCTAAGCCCATTGTTCAGAGTATGTGAAGGCGGAGATGGAGTGACCAGGGTAAGAGCTCATCGACAAGCAGAGAGTGCAGTCACACAGTATCGAGTTTTAGACAGCACCAATGGCTGCAGCTTGGTGGAACTGCGGCCTGTCACAG GAGTAAAACACCAACTTCGAGTGCACATGGCCCTTGCTTTGGCCTGTCCCATTCTGGGAGATCATAAATATGCTAACTGGAATAAACTAGCACCTCAG AAGCTGCCAGAGAGTGCGCTGCGACGGCTGGATCTGGTACAGAGTAAAACCCGATATCTCCCGCTTCACCTCCACTCCCGAAGGATTGTCTTGCAAGGGGTCAAAGGTCATCATGAAATCACAGTGTCCTGTCCTCTTCCAAAATATttcaccaatgctttgaagaAACTACAGATCCCACTACCAGGAAAGGAATGTGACTGA